GAAAGATTACAATTTAAAATCTTACGATGAAGTAGCCCTAAAATTAATAACAAAAGATGATTTAGAATTTTATCATAAAGTGGTCGATCGAATTACTACTCACGAAACGAGATTCTTTCGAGATGAAAGCATTTTTGATGCTTTTGTTAAACAAATCATACCAGAATGGATGGAAAAGCATGGAAATACAAAAACTCAAATAAAAAAACCATTAAAAATATGGTCAGCTGGTTGTTCTTATGGACAAGAACCTTACTCTATTTCCATTTCTCTTCTGGAGCATCATCCCTATCTTTTTCCTTATACCGAAATCTTGGCTACGGATATAAGTAAAGATGTTATTGAACGTGCAAAAAAAGGAGTCTTTACAGATTTTGAAGTTCAAAGAGGTGTTCCTGAGTTCATTAAACAAAAGTATTTCGTAGCTATCAATGAAAAGGAATTCAAAATCAAAGATGAAGTAAAAAGGAACATCCAATTTCAAGTTCATAATTTGATTCAAGATCCCTATCCATCAGGTTTTGATATTATTTTCTTTAGGAATGTTTTGATTTATTTTGATATGGAGCAAAGAAAAATCATCATAGACAAAATGATACAATCACTTCGTAATCAAGAGGGTACATTGATTTTGGGTTCTTCTGAAAATTTATTGAATTTAGCAGATAATTACATTATACGTGAATTTGGGATCGCTAGGTATTATGAATTTAGTAAATCAGTTACATTTTTTAAAAAATTTTAACAATAGGAGGTATTATGGCTCACATTTTGGCTGTTGACGACTCCCAAACCATGAGAGACTTAGTAAAAGAAACCCTTGAGTCCGTTGGTTACCAAGTGACAGTGGCTGAAAACGGCTTAGATG
The sequence above is a segment of the Leptospiraceae bacterium genome. Coding sequences within it:
- a CDS encoding protein-glutamate O-methyltransferase CheR; this translates as MEYKKLFDIIQNLTGVYLTEEKKYLLDSRLNQLMKDYNLKSYDEVALKLITKDDLEFYHKVVDRITTHETRFFRDESIFDAFVKQIIPEWMEKHGNTKTQIKKPLKIWSAGCSYGQEPYSISISLLEHHPYLFPYTEILATDISKDVIERAKKGVFTDFEVQRGVPEFIKQKYFVAINEKEFKIKDEVKRNIQFQVHNLIQDPYPSGFDIIFFRNVLIYFDMEQRKIIIDKMIQSLRNQEGTLILGSSENLLNLADNYIIREFGIARYYEFSKSVTFFKKF